Proteins encoded in a region of the Mycolicibacterium duvalii genome:
- a CDS encoding TetR/AcrR family transcriptional regulator, translating into MAKRGGADHERRERGDQTRRDLVDAGRALFVAQGFFNTSIGDLVTKSGVGTRGAFYHHFKDKSELFRAVFEEVENDLTLRSLASPPQGEDPWERLSRGLHSFLDAALEPEVQRIMLLDGPVVLGWQAVRLIQQGNSIALIEEQVGEAISEGVIEEQPVNELTHMLVAALEEGALLVAHAPDPGEAQRRAARILDHLLLSFAPDKRKSLRR; encoded by the coding sequence ATGGCCAAGCGGGGTGGCGCCGACCACGAGCGGCGGGAACGCGGCGACCAGACCCGCCGCGACCTCGTGGATGCAGGTCGCGCCCTGTTCGTTGCCCAGGGATTCTTCAACACCAGCATCGGCGATCTGGTCACCAAATCCGGAGTGGGCACCCGCGGAGCGTTCTATCACCATTTCAAGGACAAATCCGAGTTGTTCCGTGCGGTATTCGAAGAAGTCGAGAACGACCTCACCCTGAGATCTCTGGCCTCGCCACCGCAGGGCGAGGACCCGTGGGAACGGCTGAGTCGCGGCTTGCACAGTTTCCTCGATGCAGCCCTCGAACCAGAGGTACAACGCATCATGCTGCTCGACGGCCCCGTGGTTCTCGGATGGCAGGCCGTGCGCCTCATCCAGCAGGGCAACAGCATCGCGCTGATCGAGGAGCAGGTCGGCGAAGCCATCTCCGAGGGTGTCATCGAGGAGCAACCGGTCAACGAACTGACGCATATGCTCGTAGCCGCATTGGAGGAGGGCGCGCTGCTGGTGGCTCACGCGCCCGACCCCGGCGAGGCTCAGCGCCGAGCCGCCCGAATACTGGATCACCTGCTACTGAGCTTTGCGCCTGACAAGCGAAAGTCGCTGCGCCGCTGA
- a CDS encoding ABC transporter substrate-binding protein, translating into MADDEVRAYGSVAPLKVGLLNDYPTMGDTDNDTIAAISLVLDEALAAGLIDRPVQLVKRNVVGLPNGTYAAVEEAFDELVGEGCLAIFGPWVSDNVVPLSPHVESTARVPIITLSGSEGALGEWCFALNNGSMAEEPVMLAAVMLGDGRSRIAIAYEASLIGKEYLSFAEKAYTAAGLTVATTVAIPQVEAEKATAVKALRAAQPDAVVHVGFGHGLWGFTDALLDAGWDPPRYTTTAFELAHVNAEWMRQLAGWVGLDSYDERNSVGQAFLDRFEARYGRRPGHSMPGLAHDAATVIVRGLSAARPLTGAGVKDGIEQVKLIPAASGAPGTMLRFGRFIRQGWLGSDYLIARRVLPDGSGHVFHAAPSDNISRAVGISC; encoded by the coding sequence ATGGCTGACGACGAGGTTCGCGCGTACGGTTCGGTGGCTCCGTTGAAAGTCGGTTTGCTCAACGACTATCCGACGATGGGCGACACCGACAACGACACCATCGCCGCGATCAGCCTGGTCCTTGACGAGGCGCTCGCGGCCGGGCTGATCGATCGACCGGTGCAGCTCGTCAAGCGCAACGTCGTAGGGTTGCCCAACGGCACGTATGCCGCAGTGGAGGAGGCGTTCGACGAGCTGGTGGGGGAGGGCTGCTTGGCCATCTTCGGGCCTTGGGTATCCGACAATGTCGTGCCGCTCAGCCCCCATGTCGAATCAACTGCACGGGTGCCGATCATCACCCTTTCAGGGTCGGAAGGTGCGCTCGGCGAATGGTGTTTCGCGCTGAACAACGGGTCGATGGCCGAGGAACCCGTGATGCTGGCTGCCGTCATGCTGGGCGACGGCAGGTCTCGCATCGCGATTGCCTACGAGGCTTCGTTGATCGGCAAGGAGTATCTGTCGTTTGCCGAGAAGGCCTACACGGCTGCTGGTTTGACGGTCGCGACTACCGTCGCCATTCCTCAAGTGGAGGCCGAGAAGGCAACCGCGGTGAAAGCGCTGCGTGCGGCGCAACCAGACGCGGTGGTGCACGTCGGCTTCGGCCACGGCCTGTGGGGATTCACCGATGCGCTGCTCGACGCCGGCTGGGACCCGCCGCGCTACACGACCACGGCCTTCGAGCTGGCACACGTCAATGCCGAGTGGATGCGGCAGCTCGCCGGATGGGTCGGGCTCGACAGCTACGACGAACGGAACTCGGTGGGGCAGGCGTTTCTCGACCGCTTCGAAGCGCGGTACGGGCGGCGGCCCGGACATTCGATGCCAGGGCTTGCTCATGACGCCGCCACAGTCATCGTGCGTGGGCTGTCGGCGGCGCGGCCACTGACCGGCGCGGGCGTCAAGGACGGCATCGAACAGGTCAAATTGATTCCTGCGGCGAGCGGAGCCCCGGGGACGATGCTGCGCTTCGGCCGCTTCATCCGTCAGGGATGGCTGGGTAGCGACTACCTGATCGCGCGGCGGGTGCTACCCGATGGATCCGGCCATGTCTTCCACGCGGCGCCCAGCGACAACATCTCACGCGCTGTTGGCATCAGCTGCTAG
- a CDS encoding SDR family oxidoreductase has protein sequence MAQTDQPIRPSDDPALRVAVVGASAGLGRCIGMGLAAKGARVAFMARRKDRLENAAKEAGNDAAAVACDVTDEASCQRAFAEVTDTFGGLDALVYTTGMGVLAPLAEVTAEQWAQLFATNVTGASLVTAAAAPHLAANAGSAVYLSSLSASYSTPWPMLGAYAVSKAALDKLVEAWRIEHPNIGFTRLAVGDSFGGSGDSQTEFNKTWDPAALDTAIRFWMDNGYMQGGLVDADHLADVVHSVLRCGKSSFIPYLTLAPRPADAVKELRQW, from the coding sequence ATGGCGCAGACCGACCAGCCAATTCGACCCTCAGACGATCCCGCGCTCCGAGTCGCCGTTGTCGGCGCTTCGGCCGGCCTCGGCCGCTGCATCGGAATGGGATTGGCCGCGAAGGGCGCCCGCGTGGCCTTCATGGCCCGCCGGAAGGACAGGCTCGAGAACGCGGCCAAGGAAGCGGGAAACGACGCGGCCGCCGTCGCGTGCGACGTCACCGATGAGGCGAGTTGCCAACGAGCCTTCGCGGAGGTGACCGACACGTTCGGCGGCTTGGACGCGCTCGTGTACACCACGGGGATGGGGGTCCTGGCGCCGTTGGCCGAAGTGACCGCCGAGCAGTGGGCGCAGCTGTTCGCCACGAATGTGACCGGCGCATCGCTGGTGACCGCTGCCGCTGCACCGCACCTGGCGGCGAACGCCGGTTCCGCGGTGTATCTGTCCTCGCTGAGCGCGTCGTACTCCACACCATGGCCGATGCTGGGTGCCTACGCGGTCAGCAAGGCTGCGCTGGACAAGCTCGTCGAGGCGTGGCGGATCGAGCATCCCAACATCGGCTTCACGCGGCTGGCAGTCGGCGACAGCTTCGGCGGCAGCGGCGACTCACAGACAGAGTTCAACAAGACTTGGGATCCCGCCGCACTGGATACCGCGATCCGATTCTGGATGGACAACGGCTACATGCAGGGTGGCCTCGTCGACGCCGATCACTTGGCCGACGTGGTCCATTCCGTGCTCCGTTGCGGCAAAAGCAGTTTCATCCCCTACCTGACCTTGGCTCCCCGGCCGGCGGATGCGGTCAAGGAACTTCGACAGTGGTGA